The Larimichthys crocea isolate SSNF chromosome II, L_crocea_2.0, whole genome shotgun sequence genome segment ACCTCCAGTATGCCACACTGTCACCCTGTGTATGACCCTCTCTAACAAAATTCTAGATCTTCAGAGAAACATGAAGAATTCATCAATAAGTAAACATTTCTCTTCTTGTGGACCACTAGACAAGCAGTGAAGAAGGCGGTTAGACTGACTGCCCAAACCTGAGAATCAGTGGCTGCTGCTTCTTATACTGGATTTCAGTTTACATTAATGTTCTCTGAAGTTACACAATAATAAGgaacatttttttcctgcaccTAAATTATCAACAATctactgtattttatatataaaagcaaaaacaagccACTTAAAACCAGCTTAATTTCAAAAGCTGTTGCTGAATTCATTAAGTAGATTAATGAAGTAGATTTTAAGGGGAAAATGACTCTGATTAACACATAATATTCCCTCACTGTAGAATCCctcaattattcatttatttatttaccacgGACGATAgatatgaatacataaaaatcaatttatggttttattgactctttgttaatgttttttattttacaaggGCAAAGCGTAATCCCCTTAAAACGTTTTAATGACCAATAAGAAGATATTTAGGAGTATAGAAAGACGGAGAGTAGGGCATCcctttatttacacattcatttgGAATACCTTGATTATGAATTTAAGTATTTTTTCACTGTatcaatatatttattacattataaatGGAAAAAAGTTAAACAGTCTAATTGTCTAATAGGATTTTAAGTCATACAGTACATAACTTTCTTCTGTCCTTAATTTACCCTCCTGCCAAAAAACGTGGAAGTATATAAGTATACATTTTGGGCCtagtataaaaataatttcGTAAAACAATCTTAAATTTTGGTGGAGCCTCAAGTGAACTgaagtgtgtaaaatgtaaaatgtgtgttataGTTATGTCTCGATCTGCACATAACATTCTGATCTTCAGCCGTTATCTGACTTCTTTGTTGGTACACAGCGGGTTTGCCAGCTGGAAAATGTAAGGAAAACTCCCAGGCTGTGTCTGGACTGCTGTTCATAAATAGCTCTGAATGATGAGCCAGTTCTTCTGGATGAAGAAGAGATGGAACAGGTACTCATCCTCCTGTTGGCTGTTACAGCTGGTGAGTTTATATTAAACACATTCATTTACAGGATTTATTACATATGAATCAATCTCTTATCTGACTGAAAGTCATATATATTCTCTCACTGTGTTAAAGTGTTTGGGTGTGGTGTACCCAGCTACCAGCCCAACACCAACCGTGTGGTGAACGGGGAAGAAGCCCGTCCATACAGCTGGCCATGGCAGGTTTCTCTGGAGTCTTTCTTTCCCACCTGTGGAGGAACACTTATTGCTCCTAACTGGGTCTTGACTGCTGCACACTGCATCACGTGaggaaacatttatttgtgaTCTTATACTAAAATAAACGGCATGTGGAGTTCCTGAATGAAtccaatatgtttttttcttgtaactgtcacatcacatttcCAGAGCGAGAGTGAACCAAAGCGCTCTTAGAAATGCAAAACTGACCTAGATTTTTCCAATCCAGATTCCACACATACAGGGTGGTTCTTGCTGAGCATGACATGAACAAGGAGGAAGGACCTGAACAGTCCATTATGGTGGAAAAAATGTTCATCCATCCCAAATGGAATGACAACTGTGTGTCTTGCGGGTATGTTTTCATTCCTTCATAACATAACTACTCCAGTGCTCCAGATCTGTGGAGGATTACCaagaaacacagtaaatatgtcCTTGAAAAAACTGCCTCTACCCTGAGAGTCTCTGTTGAACAGCAGCTGAGTAAATAGAAGCTTTGTAAACGTAAATGAATACACCTCACACAGTCACTTTACACAGTTAAAAGGACTATGAGCAGTTAAAAACATGCAACTACTGATAAGTTTAATTCTTATTTctattctttgtgtttcatccTGTTATGTAGGAATGACATCGCTCTGCTTAAGCTGGAGAAAAGTGCTGTTATCAATGACAAGGTTCAGCTGGCTTGCCTGCCACAAAGTGGTGCCACTCTGGCCCACAACCAACCCTGCTACGTCACAGGCTGGGGTCGTCTCTACTGTAAGACCTGCCGTCAAGTCTGTCAACACCCAGCTCACGTGTGGTGTAGTGCACCTTATTTGACTGTATAGTAATATATCCCAGTTATTATTGTGCAATTTTCTCTTTAGCTGGTGGTCCTCAGGCAACTACGCTGCAGCAGGCCCTCCTTCCAGTGGTGGGTCACAATATCTGTAGTCAAAGCGACTGGTGGGGTAGCTCAGCAAAGATAACAATGGTctgtgcaggaggagagagcaagTCAGCATGCCATGTGAGGAACAACCGCAAAACAACTCCATGCTTTGAGTAAAACAATACCATTACTCCAATATCTTATATTTTCTTCCAGGGTGACTCCGGAGGCCCTCTGAACTGTAAGGGCAGAGATGGTAAGTGGTATGTACAAGGAGTGACTAGCTTTGTGGATGGACGGGGCTGTAACACCCCTCAGAAGCCCACAATGTTTACCCGTGTGGCCAGTTTCATCCCCTGGATCAGTGAGGTGAGGGAAGTAACCagaaaacatataatataatatcatataatatatattgatatatatatttatttgtgacATATAAAAACTTAATCTTGTGTTATTTCCCTTTAGACCATGGCCCAAAACTGAAGAAGCGTCCACAACTGAAGAAATGACTAAACAATAAACTATATAATGTCATTTTCAATGATTTTCCTTGTATTTCATCAAAATATATACAGATcgtaacaaaaagaaacatattttaatcattttaaacaatatttataaggataaacacacacatatatgtatttaaCAGGGTAAACATTATGGAAATGCAAAGCACAGTgtgtatatttactgtatttatggTTATTTGAAAAGACTTCATTATGAACATTTAGAATgcaaattaaaagtaaaaacaatcTGGACATGACATAATGGTTGACTGATGAACTCCTAACTAAGTTGGAATTTGATTAAGATTATGTCTCAACAATGGATCATTTACCAATAGCCGCCTTGATTTTTAACCTAGTACGGCGAGCTGCATCAGTCATTACAACAGATCCTCATGCATCCGAAGGTGTCCAGGTGAAGAAGTCGATTCCCCGCAGCTCCTCAGGTAAGTACTCCTGCTCTACAGGGACGCTGAAGGCTGGGTTGTATTTGTAGCCTTTAGCGTAGCCCAGTTGTTTCATCAGCCTGGTGGGGGCATTGCGAAGGTGCAGGGGGACAGGAGGCAGGGGGCCTTTGTGGTTCCTCAAACAGGCCTTCACATTAGCATAGGCCTTGTAGATCTGCACGGACTTCGGTGCTCGTGCCAGGTAGACCGCACACTGAGCCAGGATCACCTGTTGACAGTCGACAGAGGTGTTGACAGTGGGACACAATTATATTAAGACTGAAAAAATCCAGTTGATATCTCTTGATTAAAAAATCTAAACCATCACCGATTGGTCGTGTAAGCTTACCTCACATTCAGGCATCCCGATGAAGTGACAGGCTTGGAAGGCAGACACAgcctgaggaagagcagagggaTCTGCCATACCTGAGAGAGACAAGAGACGGAGGCCATTCAGTCAGACaacattaaaattatattttcatgcttacatttttttttctcttatttctctGCATGTATTTCAGCTTTGAGTCTATGTTTTCTTTCCTGTAATAAAATAGTACAAGCTGTCCATAATCCCATATAGTGTTCCCAtataatgatttttaattttaatcagCAACAGGCCAGTCAGAAAATATCTCAAGTCTTTTGGTTCACCAGACTATTGAAAGAAAGTTACAGTACGACTAtgactactactacttactTCAATTTGTACAATATTTTACTTTCAAAACAGTGCAAAAAAGGGTTTTCTAACAAGCTTAcagtagtaagtaagtaagtaactCACAGGAAACCAGAGTGCCAGCTACATGCGGAATGGAAATAGTAAATAATCCAAAATAAATGAAGCGGAGGTTACGTAATTAATCATTTCACACACCAACATCCTCGCTGGCAAAGCGGACCAGTCTGCGAGCCACATAGAGAGGATCCTCACCGCCCTCCAGCATGCGGCCCAGCCAGTACAGAGACGCGTTCTCATCTGAGCCTCTCATAGACTTATGTAACGCTGAGATACAGTTGTAGTGCTCttcacctttaaaaacacaaatacacacaaagcaaaaaagaaaaagaggactGATGAGATCATATAAAGCCATAATGAAGAGAAGAATTCTGTCTCCATTTAGGTCATTAGTCAAAAAATTAGTCAGTACAGTTTGTagatacagtaaatgtgagTGAAAACATGTTCAGCTATTGTAGTTAAGAAAATACCAAATTCATAATTAATAAGAATTTCAAGTTTTATGGACGTACAGCACATCGATCTATGACAGAGTCATAGTTTATATGTCAGTTTGTGAGGAGACTACTTAAACGTGTGTAGTGTAATACCCCAGAGTgttacagaaacacacacagacacacacacaacaaattaTTCCTAAGCAACCGTGAGCACGGCTATAAACAcgcacttgtttttttgtcccgGTGCTTTTAATTGTGAAAGCCCTGTGACAGGACAGCGATCACAATTTCTCAGAAGTAATATAATAGCACTGTTAAAACCTCCAGTGTTTCAGATGTTATTTAAAGTGAGGATACAAGTGACAGGTGTTGCAATGAAACCGCTCCGAGGATTTAACTATGTAGATTTGTGAAACATGCAGCAGCGTGTTAATGTGCAGGAATACAGTTGTAAACTGTCCGACATGCCTCCTTTGATAATCGTAAAACATGTTACTGAAACATATATCAAATTGAATTTCTGTTAGCTATGCTAATTGTAAGGTGTTtccataattaattaataaaacaactttttttttaaatactggtGTGGCTCATAATCACCACATAATTTCagtaaatgttgaaaaaaagtcagaacaacaacaacaaaaaaaaggtcaggaaccaaattttaaagaataaagaaatgtttcttcatcATTATTGGTAATTcttaaataataacacaactTAACTTACTAAAAATATTAGAAGTTACTGGGTGCTTGAAGTTGCACCTCTCAGATCACGTTGGTTAGTAACAACTGTGACACTGACACAGTGAGTACAGGTGTGCTTACCAGCTTTATCGTAGAGAATATGGGACCTCTGGAGACCTTCCTTGATGTGCACCTCCTTCAGCAGTATTTCCTGAGAGCCATCTAGACCTGATGAGCTCACTTGAGCCTGAACAGCCAGCTGCAGATTATTAAGTCCTGCTCTTGCGTCACCATCACAAAGGTAGGCGATGGTGTCCAGAGCTTTTTGTTCAATGAAGATCTTTGGCCTAGAAAGAAGTAAAAGAGtcagttaaatatataaaatgtagtATATGTAATAGTAATGTTAGTAGAGTTTAAGGTCACTGCAACATGATATTACATGAATATAAAGGATacagaaagtttgtttgttgtttacacattttaatctgTAGCTTACGGTAACCGTGGTAATTTAGCCCAGATTAGTGAGCCAGCTTCATTCTGGTTTAAACCCAAACTCAGCTGGATAACCCTTTAATCTCTCCACATGTTTTATGCACCCcaaacaatacacacaaatattaaaCTGTATCTCTGGTTTAATATAACATACCTTCTGCAGCCAGCAGACTCCTGCAACTCATATGCTAATTCTTCTCTGTCAACATATCAGACCAGagcagagctgagctgagctgagctgagaggACTGCAACAAATACTCCAACAAATACTAGCACACTCCCACTTATGTTATCTACTGGACCCACTAAGCCAGGAACAGAAGAATAGAAACCAAACCAAAGGATTCTGAGTTATATAGGCTGACTCCCAGTCATGATGTGTGACACTGAGGGCTCAGTCCACACAGGAGCACTTACATGTGTCCATCTGAGTGATCTTGATCTTTGGGATTCTCCGACTCTTGCTCCAGGACTCTGATCCCCAGTGTGGCCACGGCCCTGTCGAGGATCGAGGCCATCGCCTCCACAGAGAGCttctccagaaccagaaccttgCACCTGCTCAGCAGGGCGGCATTCACCTGGAAGGACGGATTTTCTGTGGTGGCCCCGATCAGAGTTACGGTCCCGCACTCCACGTGAGGAAGGAAGGTGTCCTACAGAAAGTGAAGATAATGACCATGTCTAAGATGACAAGATATCAAGAGTAAGTGTTTGTTTGACTACGAAAATGCTTCAAGGTTTATTAAGTAACTGACAACGTGACGACTTTTCATGCTTTGATTCAACTCAGTCTCTTTACGAGCTGATGTTCTGTCTGGATTTACTGTCAGGTAGCACACAAAGAAGAACTGTTTTCCACAATCTCAATTTAAAATTCTGTGAAATAATTAGttccacctgaaaataacagtGCCGCTCATGATTTCTGTtcaaaatttaaattaaaacaataaccTATCTGTATTTCTACTGACtcacaaaatattaatatgtctGTTCCaagaatcaaacaaagaaaCCGGTGGGTGCTGTTCGAGAGAGGATCAATTGAGTGTTTATTTTCAGTAAGCACATTCTCATAATAGCTGTAGCAGGCAAGGCCACAAGCTATCCAGTTATTCCTGCAGAACTGTGGTTTGGCAAAGGAAACGATTCAGCACACAATCTCCCTCCAACCATAattttttttggacactttCATACTTTGGTATTTGATAAACTCGTGTCTCAACAGTTATTTCAAACACTGGCTAGACTTTGCAGCTTACAGTACAAACAACCAATCTGAGTACATCTTTTTCCGGCGAAATACTCCACCTGTTGGGATTTGTTGAAGCGGTGGATTTCATCAATGAACAGTATCGTCTTCCTCTTACACAGTCGCAGCTCGTTCTGCGCCTGCTTGATCACCTCTCGGACTTCATTGGTGGACGTGCTGGTGGCAGACAGAGTGACAAAGCGAGCCGTGCCCTTTTTCTTACTGCTGCTGGCAATTATGTGAGCTAGAGTGGTCTGAAAGAGAACGAAACACATGCAAAGGGATTTGATTAAGACACAAAGatagaaattattattatttttggccttttcaagctttattttgatagagacagctgaagagtgacaggaatgtgggaagagagagagagatggagaatgacatgcgggaaagagccacaggtcggattcgaacccttacctatttcttttttaatatttcatactattatttcagattttgtCCTGTCTTTGAGCTATCATCTAATTTTCTAGGTCATACAATGCACCTTCCTTAGAGAGCCTCTCGTCTTCACTGTAAATCCTTATGACAGGCTCCCAAAAATAACCCTTCGAttgtgaaagacaagacaacTGACAGAGGGAGTTAAAGAGGTAAAGTGTTACTGAAGCGTGTTGACAAAGTCTAAGCATGGCAGGCTGCTGTATGACAATCCACTCTAACAGCTTGGCATATCTAAGAAGTCATTAACATGCTGTATTAAAGTCTGACAAACAACAATTGCAAGCAGCAACCTGGCAGCCATGGAAGTCATAACTTATTTTTGACAACGTGCTGTAAAAGTTTCAACTCTCTCCTTATCAAGTTTATCGCGTTTCTACTACTGGTGCAAACTCTTTTTACAGTTACATATAATTATAAACTAATGATTATTCTCATTAGCAATTAATCTGCGGATCATTTTCTCGATCAGTCGATTTAAATGTTTAGTTCAATGTTGATCACTCTTTCCTGAAGCCCAAAGGTGACGTCCTCAAATGTCACGTTTTGTCCAAAAAACagaagatattcagtttaatgaaGGTTTTGaaagttgattgttttttgtgtttattgtgtaggttatagatatttctgtctgtttaatttctgtgggGTTTTGCCCTTTTATTTGGTTttacttctgtagtgtatattacactttctgctgctgtaacaagtgaatttcccagttgtgggataaataaagtataatctaatctaatctaatgccATTACAAATgactttaaattaatttcaattaATCAATGACCAAAATAATTAAAGCAGTAAATTGACACCTGTGGAAATTGTGACACTATTTATTAATCCTtcaataatcagcagattaaatcaatgatgaaaaaaaaaagattagttaCAGATTTGTAATGTTACATCccaattagtcaattaattaaaaacaaaactgattaattgattggttAAAATAAGGTTAGGTGCAGCCGTGCCTATGGCTGGTGGTGTTATTAATATCTTAAAGTCTCACTCTGGTgttactgtttctgtttctgtgtgctcACCTTAAATCACCTGAGTTTaatcacctgcacacacaaacaaagactttgGGACATCAGAGTCAGCTTGGGGACAGCTTGTTTCTATCACAGTGCTGTagtgcattcattcatttttaataaggGAGGAGCAGGAGTAGTAGTaaggtgtgtttttgaacaagatctttttttttttctttaaagtctgAGAGAAAAGTGATCACATATAAAACAGAAAGGTAGAGGATGCTTCATGTGGGCTCACCTTTCCGCAGCCCGGCGGTCCCCACAGGATCATTGACGGGATCTCCTGGGAGTCCAGAAGCGACCGAAAGAGTGTTTGCTGGCCAACAACTTTATTCTGACCGAAGTATTCCTCCAGTGTGTTTGGTCTCAGTATCTCCGCCAGGGGCTTGTCTATAGTCAGCAG includes the following:
- the LOC104931542 gene encoding chymotrypsin-like elastase family member 3B, which codes for MEQVLILLLAVTAVFGCGVPSYQPNTNRVVNGEEARPYSWPWQVSLESFFPTCGGTLIAPNWVLTAAHCITFHTYRVVLAEHDMNKEEGPEQSIMVEKMFIHPKWNDNCVSCGNDIALLKLEKSAVINDKVQLACLPQSGATLAHNQPCYVTGWGRLYSGGPQATTLQQALLPVVGHNICSQSDWWGSSAKITMVCAGGESKSACHGDSGGPLNCKGRDGKWYVQGVTSFVDGRGCNTPQKPTMFTRVASFIPWISETMAQN
- the wrnip1 gene encoding ATPase WRNIP1 — its product is MAMEMTATPPDSVQCPVCFKDFEASAINGHLDLCLLKGVNHSGPSTTDETEPPLKKSRISAEAVPPSPGVNNTVPASSSSSSSSSSSSTPSAAVFSLFQTHRSKQSVQNEWAGSFSSKQTAVTAVNKGIKRSSPSEAEPGAAGPDHVKIQPSGSNRRTLNDLSPRTLLTIDKPLAEILRPNTLEEYFGQNKVVGQQTLFRSLLDSQEIPSMILWGPPGCGKTTLAHIIASSSKKKGTARFVTLSATSTSTNEVREVIKQAQNELRLCKRKTILFIDEIHRFNKSQQDTFLPHVECGTVTLIGATTENPSFQVNAALLSRCKVLVLEKLSVEAMASILDRAVATLGIRVLEQESENPKDQDHSDGHMPKIFIEQKALDTIAYLCDGDARAGLNNLQLAVQAQVSSSGLDGSQEILLKEVHIKEGLQRSHILYDKAGEEHYNCISALHKSMRGSDENASLYWLGRMLEGGEDPLYVARRLVRFASEDVGMADPSALPQAVSAFQACHFIGMPECEVILAQCAVYLARAPKSVQIYKAYANVKACLRNHKGPLPPVPLHLRNAPTRLMKQLGYAKGYKYNPAFSVPVEQEYLPEELRGIDFFTWTPSDA